The following proteins come from a genomic window of Tenebrio molitor chromosome 9, icTenMoli1.1, whole genome shotgun sequence:
- the LOC138138814 gene encoding uncharacterized protein — protein sequence MEKSNEVPENILKKANLLREKLLPVKSKAVYEKVYASFCYWRENNKVSAVTEELILAYLDEKQETLSPASLWPHYSMLKSSLKVKENLCIEKFCSVTAYLKQINVGHHAKKSKVLSREHIEKFLLEAADETYLFVKAALIFGIAGACRRKELCDLTVNDIQDTGEVLIVTLRDIKTHLDRKFTIIGEDFVVNPLTIYRKYASLRPVNTSHDRFFLFYNNGKCTRQPVGINTFGQLPSKIAAYLKLEDPKTYMGHCFRRSSATLLAAGGGDLVSLKRHGGWRSSTVAEGYIEDCVEERIKIARKVFGGTTTTTTELSTSDTSSSSSSTNGVQYFHKCEFHFHTNEKNET from the exons ATGGAAAAGTCAAACGAAGTTcccgaaaatattttaaagaaagcgAACTTATTGCGGGAAAAATTGTTACCCGTGAAATCCAAAGCTGTGTACGAGAAGGTTTATGCAAGTTTCTGCTATTGGCgagaaaacaacaaagtcTCCGCTGTGACAGAAGAGCTAATACTCGCTTATTTAGACGAGAAG CAAGAAACGTTGTCACCTGCATCACTTTGGCCGCATTATTCGATGCTGAAGTCCTCTTTAAAAGTGAAAGAAAACCTGTGCATTGAGAAGTTTTGTAGTGTAACTGCTTACCTCAAGCAGATAAATGTGGGACATCATGCGAAAAAATCGAAGGTGTTATCTCGCGAACATATCGAAAAGTTTTTGTTAGAAGCTGCAGACgaaacatatttatttgtgaaG GCTGCTTTGATTTTCGGCATTGCTGGAGCATGTCGGCGCAAGGAGTTATGCGACCTCACTGTAAATGATATTCAAGATACTGGAGAAGTTCTCATTGTAACACTTCGAGATATCAAAACGCATTTAGATAGAAAGTTCACCATTATTGGAGAAGACTTCGTGGTTAACCCTTTAACCATATACCGAAAATATGCATCTTTACGTCCCGTGAACACATCTCATGATCGATTCttcttgttttataataatggGAAGTGTACTCGACAGCCTGTGGGAATAAACACCTTCGGTCAACTTCCCTCTAAAATTGCCGCGTATCTGAAGTTAGAGGATCCTAAAACTTATATGGGGCACTGCTTCCGAAGAAGCTCCGCAACTTTGCTAGCTGCAGGAGGTGGAGATCTAGTTTCACTGAAACGACATGGCGGTTGGCGTTCTTCTACCGTCGCAGAAGGATACATCGAAGATTGCGTAGAGGAACGCATCAAAATTGCCAGAAAGGTGTTTGGGGGTACAACAACTACTACAACCGAGTTATCTACAAGTGATacttcatcatcatcatcgtcAACCAATGGTGttcaatattttcataaatgtgaaTTTCACTTTCATACAAATGAGAAGAATGAAACTTGA